The Candidatus Methylomirabilota bacterium region AGCAGCGCGGCCTGGGTCTGGGGCTGCCCGTCGCCTCCCATCGTCCCATAGGCGAAGCGCGGCCTGCCGCCTTCCAGGTATATCGAGGGGATTAGCGTGTGCATCGTGTGCTTGCCGGGGGCGAGCGCGTTGGCCTGCGCCGGGTCGAGTGAGAAGAACGAGCCGCGATTCTGCAGGATCACGCCCGTGTCGCCCGCGACGAGACCCGAGCCCCAGGTGAAGTAGAGCGACTGGATGAGTGAGACGGCATTGCCCTGCGCGTCGGCCGCGACGATGGCGATGGTGTCGCCGCCCTCGGTCCGGGCCGGCGCTGTCGGCATGGCGCGCTTCATATCAATGCGCGCGCGGAGGCGCCGGATCCTGTCGGGCGCGAGCAGGTCCTTCGGGTTCTTCTCCATCGAGGCCGGATCGCTTAGGTAGCGGTCGCGGTCCTCGAAGGCGAGCTTGGTCGCCTCGACCAGGAGATGGACGTAGTCCGCCTCGCCCAGCGCGCTCACGTCGAAGCCGTCGGCCAGCCCGAGGATCATGAGCGCCGACATGCCTTGGGCGGGCGGCGGAAAGCTCGCGGCCTCTCCTTTGCGGTAGGCCACGCGGAGCGGCTCCATCCAGTCGCTCGTGTGCTCCGCGAAGTCCTCGATGGCCAGCGGGCTGCCCGCCGCGGCGGCCGCGGCCACGATGCGCTTGGCGATGTCGCCACCGTAGAACGCGTCGGGCCCGCCGTCGCGCACCGCCTCGAGGGTGAGCGCGAGATCC contains the following coding sequences:
- a CDS encoding gamma-glutamyltransferase, which codes for MTPRMTPRMTQGRWLEARAPRGMVASPHALASASGVAALRAGGNALDAAIAAAATIAVVYPHMNGVGGDNFWLVYDATSSRLTALCGAGRAARAASIEWYAARGIREAIPARGGPAALTVPGVVDGWWKAHQYSSRSMGSTLQWRDLLADAIAYARGGFSASDGQRVPPPREPDLFGPTAIAEIKRDLWPLYQPDALHRGPLVQRDLALTLEAVRDGGPDAFYGGDIAKRIVAAAAAAGSPLAIEDFAEHTSDWMEPLRVAYRKGEAASFPPPAQGMSALMILGLADGFDVSALGEADYVHLLVEATKLAFEDRDRYLSDPASMEKNPKDLLAPDRIRRLRARIDMKRAMPTAPARTEGGDTIAIVAADAQGNAVSLIQSLYFTWGSGLVAGDTGVILQNRGSFFSLDPAQANALAPGKHTMHTLIPSIYLEGGRPRFAYGTMGGDGQPQTQAALL